The Anoplolepis gracilipes chromosome 7, ASM4749672v1, whole genome shotgun sequence genome segment ATAAAACTAAATTCTGCATGTCATGGACAACATATTTAGcggatagttttttttttttttttttttttataagaggattaaaaataaatttacacgtAATGTAATACACACTTTAAAATGACTTTGCTTTTCCACATCTACCGCTACATGTAGTTGTCCCGTAAAATAACTCTGTCCCAATCTCCATAGGTCTGGCAATTGTTCGACCACGATATCGCAGATTGTTTCAATGCATGAGATTTGTGGCGGTGGGTTATTCCCAGTAATTTTCTCCAAGCTTGAATGCTTCATATTTAGCGGAGCGGACTTCTTATTTACATCCTCGCAATTGACTGTGTCTAGATGCTCGGTTACAACATTGACGATACATTTTTCTAGATAATTTGCATGtgaaactagaaaaaaaaaaaaaggtttgaaattactttctttttacatgtgtgtatatataatatgtgtgtatagCTTGTCTCAAATACAAAAACCTCTTTAACAGTAgtttaaaataacgtttatTTTCGACTTTTACGCACCTATTGCGTCCCATGCTGGATCACCTTCGGCATCGAGATTGACAAGATTTCTGATAATCTTTTTACGCTCCTCTAAGCTAAATGACAtctcttctaattttttacgtaacagtactttaaaattagtaattCTATCGTCAATTTCTTCCAATACCTTTCTAAAGACATCCACCTCTGTGTTTTTAAACAGGTTCTTAACTCTGGCATAGTCATTGATTACAAGATCGTAGTTGCCTCGTTTGATATTTCTCTCAATGTTTATCGGCAtgcaaaagagaaatttataacgTTGCATAACAGCCAACGCGTTACGAGTGGCGTCAGCTCTGTCTCTTCTCGCTAATACAtcgtcaaataatttattagccTCCGACATAGACTGGCCGATAgctttttccaatttttctgTAGGATCGCTCCCATAACTCCTCATGTCCGTTTCAAACTGATCCTTTAACGACATTATCGTATCAAGTTGCTCCATTACCGCTCCTACATTAGCCTGTTAAATACTCAATTTTGATTATACGTGTGACGATATGTTAGATGAGAtgatgaaaaattcttttttcgattatcAACGATCCATGTCATTTACTCACTTTCAAAAATGACAACTGCCCTTCCTTTTGAGAATTGACTTTTCTTCTAAGGTAAGCCAAACCAGCTTTTAAATCTTCCAAAGTAGTGGCATGATGATGCTGTAATAAAAACCATCCTGGATGAAACTTTTCGCTCGTAAGATCTCCACTTCCATCTCCGAAAAGTTCGATCAACTCATCCTCGGGAAACTTTTTActtggaaataaaatttaatttttcgttgcaaaatattatcaacGACTTATGTATCGTATCGTTGCAATTTAGATATTTACTCGTTTCCCTCTACGCTAAGTCCTAAAGGATCTTCCTGTTGATAGTTTGTAGGCGACAATGCCCTTCTACCCCAGCCCAAACTCTGCATAGGAGCTTCCTCTACCCATACAGCTGACTCCTTCATAGGGCCTATGGTCTCGTGGTAACCACGAAATTGCACCGTCGAACTTCCCTGTCCTCCGCTGCGTGTTGTCACTATTATATCTCCGCGACCTTTGCAAGGCCCTGACCTCGCTATAATTTTGTTCGACGACTTCCATTCGGCCGAAAGCAGACAGTCGCATCCGCATATGGTCAATcctcaaaaaattaaatgactaTATTAAAGCAACCTTTAAACAttgatattacaataattaattaacaattttatgttttaaaatacaaaatgcaatcttaaaatagaaaaactaaTTTTCACTCTTATTCGAGTCTTCCTCAAGTTGATCGTTGACAGGCCATGGACcgaatatagtatattatacatatattcttcaCTTACTTAGATATCGaagaaattaatgtattaaactttatgattttatttaaatttatatattataagtaatattatagatGGATTGAtagtatcaatttttatcatctaCTTTGAATACAAAAGTAGGTaatcatttttcatataaaattgaaaaacattttatattacacacaatttattcacacacacacacacatacacacatatatttacatgattTATCTACgtgattacattaaaaattacaaaaattttcttttttttatcttttaataaattttaataattaccaTTACAAATGGTACTAACCTATAAGATCTTGAGCtttatttcctaaaaattcTCCGCGCATTATCACTCGAGTGCCAGGAGGGCCTTCTTTAGGCGATATTCCGGTGACCACGGGTGGCGGTCCCATCCTAgcgaaatatgataataataatgttttaaattttaaatttaaaaaacaaacaaacacGTATCCTTCGTTATCGATCACAGAGACCACGGACCACGGACCACGGACTAAGGAAAATACTTATACCGGATGCCGAATGATGCATTCGTGAAGATGCTTTAGGGTGATTCCACAATAGCTGTCGTAAGTCGGATGTCGAAGAGttgaccaatcacagttgacttagagaagaataatcgaatatgaTTGGACAACTCTTCCGACATCCGACTTACGACAGCTATTGTGGAATCACCCTaaggccgggtctacaatagctTTAAGGTCTAGTAAGCTTTAAGTCGTAAGTAATGAACCAATCGTATTCAATTAatcttctctaaagtcaactgtgattggtcaaCTATTCCGACATCCTATCCATCCGACTTACGACGCAAGAACTGTTGTTCCATCTTTGTTACTTactgaaaattaaacaaagacAGAGTACGTTGGGGTCCCCCACCTCCCACCTCTCACCTCTCACCTCTCACCTCTCACCTCTCACCTCTCACCTCTCACATCTCACATCTCACATCTCACATCTCACtgacaatgaaatatatatgtaccagATATGAGGCACTGACACTGACACTGACATTTGACATCAGGTCTGTAGCGGTCTGTAGCATCTGTAGGTGGGAAACGTGGCAATGGTAACGTAGACATGGGACATAGATGAATACAAAAAAGGGGAGCTTTCTAGCAAGACACCAAGACACGGTGTAAAGTAAAGACCCGTAGAGCGTAAAGGCCTTCGCGCATAAAATTCCGCAAGAACGTAATACTTTACAATTTACAAGTTACGTTCCAAAACGTCCTCTTCGAGGAAAATTTAAAGACCTTTACGCATAAAATTCCGTAAAGACGCAAGACTTGAGACGAGAGGAAAATCTATGATGAACACTACGTtccttcaaaattaaaattataataatggaaGATGTATGTAGACGAaatgttatgaaaaaattgttctggtagagagagagagagagagagagagagaggggcaAGAAAAAAGGATTGGTATGTATTTTGCGGAAAATTAAATCTACCACAAAATTACACACGCGACATACTAAAATTGTTATCGTTagtaaatctgtaaaaaagagattacgatggaaattttatttacagataaatttacaaaggatattatatacaatacatatatattcgattTAAAATGCCAAgttcatatttatatgctGTCAACAACGAAGGGCGTGTTTTTGGGTTGTCAACATCTGGGAATATGTGGCGTGAATTTATGTATCTAGGACTAGAATTTAAACAGTTATCGGCTGTGCCACATTTTATGTGGGCGATTGGTGGTGATCGACAAGTTTACGTTCACGTTCATGGTTTAGACGTACCGATCAGAATTAAGGAAGAAACTTATGAGAACGAGGTACATATACATTTGCACAAATATTCtgcaattatacattataaaaatattccactctaaataaataatacaacgtgctaatgaagaaataaaaaaaaaaaaagatcactAACGATATATATTCTAGCGATGGTTGCCTTTGGAAGGGTTTTCCGGAAGATTACTTCCAACCGACAGATACAACTTTTCAAATCAAGACGGTACGGTCGATCGTAGCAGAGACAAAGTAAAGTTGCCGTCAATGGCATGGCAATGGGAAGGTGATTGGCAGATAGAAACGACGTTAGATGGCCAACCGTTAGATCATGATGTGTGTAAATATAACTCCACCATTCTAAtgccattatatttttacatattaccatactctttttcttttctacctttatatgaaaatcttataactatatattatatataaaacttgcgTTGTTTCCTTGTAAAATAATCGAGTAGTTTTGAATCGTTGacaacaaagtaaatatatacgatTACCGATTCAAGCGTTCCATTCATTCtagcattatatttttgttgtgCAAAAACTCGACcattttttaatgagaaaaatttttctcgtttaCATTTCTCAATGATAATTTTGTACAGCGTTATAGGCCAAATATAGGTATCGCTTATgcgattgcattttttaaaaatattctatgcaTATCGAGGACACAGGTCTTTTGTATAACTTTCATTTAAatctacataaaattatattaatatttagcatatatatacttgtattttTTCCACGCgagtgttatatatttttttcataaggtTTTGTTTATGTATAGATTTGTTATCAGTTGCCCACAACCAAAGAGAATCTTGATCACAGAGAATCTGATATTTTGATAGGGATGGACATACGCAATTGATTTTCCAGCTACGTATACTACAAAAAAGCAGTGGAAATCCTGCGTAAGAAGACGCAAATGGGTTCGTTATCGGAGATATAGCGCTATGAACTCGTGGTGCGCTATCGCACCTCTTCATAAAGATCCAACCAAGGTGAAAAATGGCAAATGCCAAAACAAATCTTCTCATGTGTgcgacaatatttttaatcgcatAATTCAAGCAAGTAATGTAATACTTTCGTCTTTAGGAACCTTTTATCGATATCGCCGTGGGTGGAAATCAAATGCCCGGAGGTAGCTCTGGAAGTTTAGTAGTCTGGGCGGTAACCGCTCACGGGAGggtatgatttttatttagcatAGCTTTCTTTCAAAGAAAatcaaatcaatttattatatattattatgatattgtaTAGGTGATGTTCCGCGTTGGGACTAGTACAACTTGTCCCGAAGGACAAAGATGGAGCTGTATTAAATTGGCAAATGGCTATGAAGTTTGTCAAATTAGTATTGGAGTAACCGGTCTTGTTTGGGCTGTGCTTACAATAGGCAAAGCATTGATTCGTACAGGCGTAACGAGAGACAATCCAATGGGTAAATAAACAAACATGATTACGTatggtataataattatgttgacACTGCACGGCGGACCGTATTACCTATGTATTAAAGGTGAAGATTGGTCAGAAGTGGAGCCGCCTCAAAAGGACTTGCGATTGGTGCAAGTTAGTGTAGGCACCGATGCTGTATGGGCTGTGACGCACGACGGTGGAGTATGGTTTCGAAAGGGTGTTCAAGGTGAAATAAGTGGCGTTTGCGAGCAATTGGCTACAGGTACCGGTTGGGTTGAGATGTTGAGCAAAATGGCACTGGTATCTGTCGCTCCAAACGATCAagtaatcattttaattcttaatttacacaaaacaaaaaaatctt includes the following:
- the Sec5 gene encoding exocyst complex component 2, translated to MGPPPVVTGISPKEGPPGTRVIMRGEFLGNKAQDLIGLTICGCDCLLSAEWKSSNKIIARSGPCKGRGDIIVTTRSGGQGSSTVQFRGYHETIGPMKESAVWVEEAPMQSLGWGRRALSPTNYQQEDPLGLSVEGNDKKFPEDELIELFGDGSGDLTSEKFHPGWFLLQHHHATTLEDLKAGLAYLRRKVNSQKEGQLSFLKANVGAVMEQLDTIMSLKDQFETDMRSYGSDPTEKLEKAIGQSMSEANKLFDDVLARRDRADATRNALAVMQRYKFLFCMPINIERNIKRGNYDLVINDYARVKNLFKNTEVDVFRKVLEEIDDRITNFKVLLRKKLEEMSFSLEERKKIIRNLVNLDAEGDPAWDAIVSHANYLEKCIVNVVTEHLDTVNCEDVNKKSAPLNMKHSSLEKITGNNPPPQISCIETICDIVVEQLPDLWRLGQSYFTGQLHVAVDVEKQSHFKNLVLSSMQRAMEAMKNTCSHDIDAKWLLHILRCVRQMYASLIHLDLPSEALDIFGFFILNLRIQCLIALFKQGADNIIALSREEIWQIEYSNEDGGVTKLPYLFEETVVEIARHARETVVACGPREGPLFNNPAHQILYHSTVKMLFTSFTRCLQQLAFSGCEEAMDNDETSVSQLIGSPSGYKSKTNKHKGPTWEQCLLISLSNIRYVLNIVLPRIENTLKGQGYPELSTAVGWNSDWTQLETLDSAVLDAYLERRCDPLVGTIEPSMYLGGLEWDFDTEPTHLKPYAQEILANLIAVHAEVRRVAPALLQRILSHIIETIAEELARLMSCVTQFRPAGIIQARTDIILLRNALQAYSTIRAKNFFEEALDAIPQPINKEDRMRIDALLSKVTTCMRLQLSCLANEGTENIRYLTADPERITIV